The DNA sequence TAAGTCTTGGGTTGCCGCCGAAGGACGCCTTGGGAACGAATAAATTCCAGTCATCCTTCGGCTCGGGCAGTGCAACGTTTCACTATGCCCGCGCCGGCGTGGTCAATCTTCAGGAATGTTGGTCGGGGATCTTATTCACCTTAGTTGGGACTTCGTTGGGGGCGCTGGCGGTGTTGCGGGTTGACCCGGCGTTCCTGAAGCAATTGATTCCGATCCTGCTCGTGGGGATTATCATCTATTTGATCGTGAGACCGGGAATCGGATCCAAAGAAATACAGCCGCGGATCAAGGCCGGAATGTTCTATCCAATTTTTGGGCTGGGTTTGGGGTTTTACGACGGGTTCTTCGGGCCAGGCACCGGATCATTCTGGGCGGTGGTGTTCATGTTCTTTCTGGGATTCAACATGACGAAGGCGACGGGTTACACCAAGGCGATGAATTTTACCAGTAACCTGTTCTCACTGATCGTTTTTATCATCGGTCGACGCGTCCACTACGACTATGGCGTGGTCATGGCGGCGGGACAACTCATTGGCGCGCGTTTTGGCGCCCGCGAAGTCATCCAACGAGGAGCAAGATTCATTCGCCCGGTATTCCTAATAGTGGTCGTCGCCCTCACGCTGAAGCTGCTGTACGATGGTTTTTGGCCATCACATTGACGCCGTTCGCTCTCGAACGGCCATCACTTCATCGCGGTGTAGACGCGATGGACGTCGTCGTGTTCGTCAATGGCGGTAAGGAACGCGATGACCTCGGGGCGCTGCGCTTCGGGCACGTCAACAGTGTTCTTGGCGACGTAACTCATCTCGGAAGCCGTGACGATCCAGCCGGCGTTCGACAAAAACTTGCTCACGGTATCCAGATCGGCGGGATCGCAAAAAAAGCGCGCGCCGACGTGGCCGGCCGGCACATCATGGGTTTCCGGTTCGACGTTTTGGGCGCCCGCTTCGATGGCGACGGTCTCGAGGTCCTGCGCGGCATTGGTGTGATGAGCTTCGACGACGCCGACGTGGTTGAACATCCAGGCGACGCTGCCAATGGCGCCGAGTTGGCCGGCCTTGAAGAGCACGCGAATCTCGGGCGCCGTGCGGCTGCGATTGTCGGTGAGACACTCGACGATGACCGGGACTTTGTGTGGTGCGAAGCCTTCGTAAGTCACGAGTTCATAGTTGACCTGCTCGCCCGTGAGTCCCGCGCCCTTTTTCACAGCCCGCTCAATCGTATCGCGGGGCACGGAATGTTTCTTCGCGGCCTCGATCGCGGCGAACAACCGCGCGTTCAGGTCGGGATCGGCGCCGCCCGCCTTGGCAGCGACAACGATTTCCTTGGCGAGTTTGCCGAATACTTGCCCACGCTTCAACGCGCTCGCTTCACGGCCCTTTTGTTTCCATTGTGCGCCCATAGCGGGTCAGTCATAGCAGCGTGGCAGAGGCATGTGCAAGTGCGAACCGACGGAGTCAGTTTGCGATTGCAACACGGCTCTCGTTGCCGCCGCCGATTTTTCGGCCGACGGCGACAGAGCCTGCGAACGGGTGTAGCTACGCAGTTGGATTACGGAGTCTTGTTTTCGATCTCGCGCTGTTTCTCGCTGGGATTGGCGCCCGGATGCCACATGCTGTGGGCCAGAACGGTCCCGCCGGACTGGGCATACAGCACATGCACTTCTTCGCCAACCTTGAAATCGCCCAGCGCCGCCGGGCCTTTCTTATGTTTGACGAAAAGCAGGCTGTCCTTGGTAACGGTCATGGTCAACGCCCCCTTTTCCTTGCTCTTGACGGTCACCGTGCCGGCGGTGGTGTCGATGGCCGTGATCGATCCGTGGTACTTCAGATCGTGCTTCATGTCCTGGTTGAACTGGTTGGGCTGTTTGTCCGCAGCAGCCGCCAACCCTGGCGCGACGGCCGGGGTCAGCAATGCGGCGCACAATATAACGCGAGCCAGATGTCCCTTCATTTTGTCCTCCTTTGACAATCGGATATCGGTTGCTGTTGGACTTGATGAATACAGGAATTTCCTCCCGGCTTCAAGCCCCAAGCAGCGCGTGTCTGGAGAAGTCGGTGCGCTAAGCTTAGTGTCTATAGTGACGGCTGAGTTTGCGGATGCGACGGACTTGGTAGGCGACGACCCAGCCGAGGACGACGAGCAACGTTAAGAAAACGAAGTGCCAGTGAGGCGGAGGCATGACCTGGTAATGAAGGTAGCCATCCGCCACCAGCACCGCGTAGCCGACCACGGAAGTGAGAGTGACCAACCAGACGATCTGTTCACGAAGCCAGAGTCCCGCGCCGGTAATCGCCAGCGCGTAGCCGGCGACCAGCGCGCTGTTGGCCGCGCCCAGGATACGGATCAACGTCGTCATCAGCAGCACGTCGGCGGCTGCCCACATCAGGCGCGCGTAATGGTTCCAGCGCTCCTTCTCGAGCAACCATTGGCAGAAGATCGATACGACGCCCCATACAGCCAGGGTGATTAAAACATTTTTTTGTTGCGGCAGCAGCTCGTCATGGAACACATGGTAGTTGATCTGGGCGATCACAGCGCAGGCCGCCAGTCCGCTGAGACGCGCCACGAGGGCCGGTTGACGACGCGCCCAGCTTTGCAGCTGATGTACCAATCCCAAAGGCCGTGACTCGACTGCTTCACCGCGCAGAAACCGGTCCAAATCATCGGCCAGGGCGGCGGCGGACGCGTAGCGTTGCTCCGGCCGTTTCTCGAGGCAGCGGAGGCAAATCGTTTCCAGCTCCGCCGGGATCTGCGCATTGAGTTGGCGTGGTCGCGGCGGCTCGCCTTCCATGACCTGCACCAGCGTGTCCACCGTGGAGGCCGCCTCAAAGGGCGGACGGTTCGCCATGAGGTGGTAGAGCACCGCGCCGAGGCCGAAAACATCCGTGCGCGGGCTGACGAGCGTGCCAGCCGCCTGCTCTGGCGCCATATAATTGGGCGTGCCCGCAACCGTCAAGGGCATGCCGGACTTGTCATTGCGATCCAGCAACATCGCCAACCCGAAGTCCGTCACGAATGGCCGCTCTTGCTCATCGATGATGATGTTGGAAGGTTTCAGGTCCCGGTGCAGGATGCCCTGCGAATGGAGGTGGTCGATGGCGCGCGCGACGGCGCTGATCAGTTCGGCGATCTCCTCAAACGTCAACCGACGGGTTTGCATCACGTCCGCCAAACTCCGCCCCACAATGTATTCCATCGCGAAGAAATGGTTCCCGCGCACCTCCCCCGCGTCGTAGACGCGAACGACGTTGGCGTGCTGTAGTTTGGCGGCGGCCCGCGCCTCGTCGCGGAAACGTTGCACTTGCTGCGGCGTGGCCAGCCGGCCGGCAAGGATGACTTTGATAGCGACCAAACGATCGAGGTCTCGTTGACGGGCCTTGTAGACGACGCCCATCGCGCCGCGGCCCAACTCCTCGAGCAACTCGTAGTTGCCGAAGTCCGTGTGCAGTTGAATCCCGACAGGTGAACCATCAAAGATCGGTTCATCGGGCGCATAGCCAATCGGGTCCGGGATAGTCTTTGCGCTTTGCGCCGGCTCGCTCATCGGTGTGCCCTTCCCAGCCGGGTCATTGTAGCGCGGGTGCAAACCTTGTCGAGTGCGAAAGCCCGGGGGCTCACACCGTGACGAATATAGAGCAACGGTTGCAAGGTGAATGAGAAAGGCCTATATTTTACAGTTGGAAAGGAGACACACAATGAAATGGCTATCGGTGACATTCCCGGTTGTATTAAGCCTCTGCGTCGCTTGTTCGCTGAACGCCGCCGCCAAGGACAAGGAAGAGACGAAAGTAGGCGACACCGCCTTCACGGCGTACGACGGCTCGCAAAGTTGGCCGACCGGCACCAACGCGGAGATCAACAAGGACTACTCGATCCCCATCTACGTCGGCCTGCCGGACAAAAGCTACAAGGTGCTCGGCCGCATTACCGACAAACGCGATGAAGGTGTCGAAGTCGTCGGCAAGGCCTTCGACGAAGGACTCGGCTCGGAAAAACACCGGATGCGCAACGTCGCCAACCAGGCCAAACAGCATGGCGCCGATGCCGTCGTCGTGACCGATGACGAGAAGGTGATCAAGGTCTTCAATCTCACCAGCAAGGAACTCCACGAATCCACGCCGCTCTTCAAGCACGAACACAGTGTGGTACTCGCCGTGAAATTCTAAACGTGACAGACGCTCAGCGGACCGACGCAATGCGGAATTCCTGCGCCGGTCCGCGCGTCTGAAACTTGATCGAGTCGCCCGTTTTCTTCCCGAGTAACTGCTGGCCAAGAGGGGACTCGGGGGTGATGACGAGGATCTCCGTCCCTTTGTGACGGATCTCCATCCCGCCGCCTTTCGGGCCGAGGAAGTGCAGGCTGCGCGTTCCGTCGAATTCCAACTCCACCAGGGCCGTCACATCGATGGGGGTCTTTTCCAGAAACTTTTTCAGTTCGAGCGCCTGGTAAACCGCCAGCGCCTGTTCGGTTTCGGTGGCCATACGGGCTTGCGAACTGGCGAGGTACGCCGTCTCAAGCCCGCGCGTATCGTACTTGTCCTCGGGCTTGCTCTGTTCGTCGGACGCATCGGCATGCATCGCCCGCGAAGCTCCCGCGAGGGTGGTGAGTTGCTCGGTAAGCTGCTCGATAATCAGCCCGACAATGACGCGCTTGGAGATCACAACAGCGCTGCGGGCCTAACTGAGGCGGTAAACAATGCGGGCTTTGCCGAGGTCGTACGGCGTCATTTCCATCTTCACGCGATCGCCGATGGACAGGCGGATGAACCGTTTGCGCATCTTGCCCGAGATATGGGCCAACACTTGACGTTTGTTCTGCAGCTCGACATGAAACATCGTGCCGGGCAGGACTTTCGTCACGACACCTTCGACATCAACTAGTTGGTCCATCATAATATATGTACTATCGCTTTCCTTGGCCGCCCAAGCAGCCGGATCCGTCGGGACCCTTAATAGACCACATTTCCGCGGCGAACGCAAGCCACGAATCTGCCCGCCCGCCCCGAATTCCTTTCGGGGCGGGGGATTCACAACCCCTCAGCGGCTTCGTTTCCCCTAAAAGAACCCATATTTCAAAGAACAATCACTCTAAACTGACCCTAAACCCCTCACCGGTGGGTTCGTTTTCCAAACCGAGTCGGACGAGATGCCGCGAAGTAGTTGTCGCGGCAACCGAACCCCACCAAAATCGCCATCCGAGTCGCGCCGTAGCCTTAGCGAAGGCGAACCGGTGGGTTCGTTTTCCAAAACGAACCCACCGATTTCTCTCGTAACTTTCAAATGCAACCAATGCATTCATAGGCACATCCATAAAAAACTTCGCCAAAAAACGGTGGGTTCGTTTGGTAGAACGGCACATTTCTTTCGCTCGCGTCTCCCCGGCTGTCACCCTGAGCGAAGTCGAAGGGTCTCTCACTCGCAGAGCGGCACGAGCAGATAATTCCCGCCTTGGTCTCACCGATCAATCTCCCAAACCAGATCTGTCCATCCTTTGAGCGTTGAACGTTCATCCGTTCTAGACCCATCCGCGTAATGTATTCCGGTTCCAATAGATAAGGGGGGAGTTCGTTTCGCAGTTTGCGTATTTTTCAAAACCCCTGCCTCGCCAGTTGTAGCGGCGCTTCTGTGAAGCGCCGTTTCGCTCTGCGCGGGTTGATCGCGCCGTTGTGCGCCGATCTCCTGACCGCGCACGTTAATCGACCGATCGGTCTCCCGGATCATTTCCACCACGCCCTTTCCCCATTGCCAATCCGAAATCGGCAATCGAAAATCCAAAATGTCCGCATGGTTTCTCACCATACCCCTCCCAAACTACCCTGTCCAGCAAAATATATCGTTTTACGATATGCGGACAGATGCCCCTCCCGAGTCGGACGAGTCCGTCCTTCGTAGTCTTGGCGAAGTAGGCTCCTCCATCTCGTCCGCCATAGCGCGTAGCGCGGCGGCGGAAGCTCGAAGAGCGGCGGCGAATCGGAGGGACAGGAAGTGGGTACTTCTCGCGCCTTCCGTTGTAGCCGTGCTTGCTAAGCGCGGGCCGTTGCAACCGCGGGCGCTGACTGCCGGAGGATGGTTGTGTATTCGCACCCAACCTGTTACAATTCCTCCAATGAACCTGCACCTCGACGAAACCATTCGGCGGAACCTCCGCAAGACGCCTGACGAGCGCGTCGAGACCTTGATGGCTGCGCTCCGCGAAGTCGAAGCCCGTGGCCAATGGCCGAAAACCGACCGCAAAGCCAAGGAGCAGCGCATTCTGTGTTCGATCCGCGATCACCAAGCAGAATCGGCGAGACACGAAACCACCGCTCAACCGTAGAACGGGCGTCCCGCCCGTTTGTTTGGGCGGAATCCCCCCTGAAGTTGTAGGCCGCGTGCCCTCACGCGGCGGGGATAAAGGGGCGGATGCCTCGATTCCTCACTCTGTCATGCTGAGTCCCGTCATGCGACGGGATTCCACAGGATTGCGGGGCTTGGGCCAGTTCATCCGGAAGAAGCTCACCACGGCCCCAGACCGTCACCGAAATAAATCCCCCGATACAACCGTGGCCGCGGTCTCGGTGTGTATCCGCAGATCCTTCCACTCAGGATCTTGACCGCCACACGTGTAAATTGCTCCTTCGGCGTCTCCGGCGGATACCACCGCCTCAACTTCATCGCCAGCTTTTCGTCCCGCCGCAACCAGTCCAACCCACAAGCCAGCGCCGCGAACAGGATCTCCTCGTTGCTGTACTGCGGGTGTCGGTCCCGCAAATCCTCCAGCCAGGCCTCGAACCGCTTTGGCAGGTTCACTTGAAAAGTTTGTCCCCACTTCAACATGATGCACCCTCCGTTATGGCTTCGATGTTACTCGCCTTGTCAACCACCGGCGAATTCACGTCCCGCGACACCGGGTAAAACTCCAACTCCTCCGCCGGATACTGCTTCAACAGCGGCAATAGCTTCTCCGGGTCCTGAGTTTTCGGGTCCAACCACGCCGCCTCATCGTCCCGTGTCAGGATGACCGGCATCCGCTCATGCAGCGCTTTCAACAACTCATTCGCTTCGGTCGTGATGATGGTGCAAGACAGGATTTCTTCGCCGTCGGGCGACTTCCAATGCTCCCAAAGGCCGGCAAACCCAAACGGCTCCCGGCTCTTCAACACGATCCGCACGGGCTGTTTCATCTTCCCGGCGATCTTATCTGCCGTCATTGGAAAGGCCATAGTCAGTAACCCACTCGGACGGGGGTGTTGTCTGAGCTTGGCGATAGTGGGCCATTCATAAAACCCGTCCGCCGGAATGATGCACCGCCGTTTCTTCAGCGCTGCCCGAAAAGCCGGCTTTTCCGCCAGGGTTTCAACTCGCGCGTTGATCATCCGATTGCCAATACTGGCGTCCTTCGCCCAGGACGGAATCAGCCCCCATTGCATCGGCTTCAAATATCGCTTCCCGTCATCACCCACGACAATCACAGCCTGTGTCGGGGCGATGTTGTACTTGGGCGGCAAACACGTCGCCCAATCCTCCGTCGGCATTGGCGCGCCGAACCGGTCAGCCACCTTCTTCAAATCCGCAGTTAGGGTGTAGCGGCCACACATGCCACTCACATAATAATCGCGGGCGCCCTCGCGAGCAGCGTTTTGGCACACCAGTTAAATGCGCAATATATAGGCCTGACTCAAGGCCTTATTTTCAGAGCCGGCCCGGTCAAGGACTTCGCAGAAGTTGCTCAGATTTGAAACTGGACTGCTGAATTGTAGGCGGTATCATAAAGGTCTTTTAACAATCGCGCGGAGTTACTATGAATGACACTTCAAAGATCCATTTCGCATACATCATCGGAATTCTACTGGCTGTTGACATTCTGGTGCTTACAATCAAGTGGGGCGCCATACAGGAGTTAGTTAACTATTTGACGTTCGCGCTTACGTTGACTTCCCTTGTGTTATCACTTCTAGCGATTGTGTACGCCTTTTTTTCCAACGCCACTCATTCCCGCCAGGCAGGAATGCTGGAACGCGCGTCGAAAGAAATCGGTGACGCGTCGGGCATGCTGATCCATTCCACTGCGGAATTAGAAAAGAAAGTGGGAAACGTTCCGAGCTTGCTTCAGGAAATGGGGTCGAAAGTCGAGGCCACACGTGTGATGGTCGAGTCATATTCCAACAAATTCGCTGAGGGGGCTCCGCCAGAGAAGATGCCGCAGGATCGAGCAAAAATGATTGAGCGATTAGCACAGTACACATCAAATCTCGGGTTCGTAGCACTAGCTGTTGCCCATACTTCGTTCCACTCAAAAAAATCGTTTACGCTCAAGGATATTGCCTCGAAAGTTTCGCACAAGGATCTGGCGTTCGATATTGATTACGCCTATGGATGGCTAATAGCCTTCGACTGTCTGGGATTCCTCTCTATCTCGATCAAAGAAAGCATATGGACAGTAACTGAATTTGATAGCTCACTGTGGGACGCTCTTAAGGGGAGGCCGGACAGACTGGCCGCGAAAAACAATCCTTCGGTTGAGCGGATCAAAAAGAGTCTTATATTGGTCGCGCAGTTTTTCGCGTAGACGCGTTTGGATGCCCAAGGGCTCAACTCCGGACATGTGACATCCTCACGCGCTTCCTCTCGGCAAATCATCCGTTGATTGAAATGGTGCGACTGTCTTGATAGATTCAAGACCGTGCGAACCGAGCTATTAAAATCGCAAAAGAACCAGCTTTCTACGTTCATTCAACAATTTGGACTAGACCCTGCTAATTTTCATTGGGAAGAAGCCAACCTAAAAAACGTAAAGGGGTCAGGGATGAATAAGTGCATAGTGGAGCCCTTATTCCCAAGAAATCTGGGCTCACATCCAAACTCGCCGTAAACAATTCGCTCAACCCCAAATCGCATACCCAATCGCAAAGAGAACCGGCATGAGCAACAACAGCCACGGTCACACTCTCTCGCTCAACCTTCGTGCGTCAGGTTGGCTAATCGAAGTGTCAGATGCTGGCGGTCGTCGTCCCTGAACCCGGCTTGCCGGTACACGGACAATGCCGCGGCATTGTCTCGGCCGGTCTCGACATGGATGGCACGAACACCGCCCCGGACGCAGAACGCGCGAACCTCTGCTAGCGCCGCCGTGGCAAGACCGGCCCGACGAAACGGTAACCGAATAAAAAGGTCGTCCACGATTGCGATGGCGCCTCCGCACTCCATGCTGTAGCACAGCGTCAGAACCACGTAGCCGACATCCTGGCCGTCTGCCTGAATGAACCACACGCAGCCGAGTCGGTCGTCGGCCAGCAGCGTCGCGAACGCCTCGGTAGCATGCTGATGATTCAGCGGATAACCAAACTCAGCGTGGAACTCATCCATCATCGCAACCAGTTGCGGCACGTCGCTTGGGGAGGCTCGTCTCATGGCGAAAAAGGTCAGTTCGTTTTCCGTTATCATAGCAGGTAATCGGAGTCACCCCCAAATCGCCCACCCAATCCCAACGAGAACCGGCATGAGTAGTAACAGCCAGCCTCCGATGCAAACCAGCATACCGGGTGTTGTATTGGTAATGTACCCACTCGATGTCGGCCCAATGTAACCGCCCATCTCATCCGCAAACCAGATGCAGGCGAGGTGGAAAATGGCGAAGATCGCTGCCCCCTCCGTGTACTCCGCGCCCTCCTGTTGAATTCCTGCCTCCGCTTCGTGCCCTTCGTGTCTGCTTCGTGCAATTCGTGGTAGTCACCGCCACCAACCCCGAAAGAATCCTGTTCCAGTTCATCGTCGGGCAAATCTCCCACCGAAAAATCTAAAAGCTGGGATGTCTGACCTTATAAAGCATGTAGCCGATGATGATGACGCCGATAAAGCTACCGAAGCGCGTCATGAAAAGCCACGAGTCAGACGGCTCGCTGTCACCTTGAACTTTCCAGCCTTCACTCCAGGACCAAAACAAATCGGGGAAGAGGAACTGTACTCCGCTCAACACGAGCAGCGCCCAAAGAAAAAGTTCCTGAGAACCAATTTGCATATCGTCTTCAGCGGCTAGCTGGCTCCTTTCTTGAATACCCACCAGTAATAGTAGCCGATCGTCAGTGCGAATAGAAC is a window from the Verrucomicrobiia bacterium genome containing:
- a CDS encoding TSUP family transporter translates to MDSLGQYAILFGTGLAAGFVDTVAGGGGLITLPMLLSLGLPPKDALGTNKFQSSFGSGSATFHYARAGVVNLQECWSGILFTLVGTSLGALAVLRVDPAFLKQLIPILLVGIIIYLIVRPGIGSKEIQPRIKAGMFYPIFGLGLGFYDGFFGPGTGSFWAVVFMFFLGFNMTKATGYTKAMNFTSNLFSLIVFIIGRRVHYDYGVVMAAGQLIGARFGAREVIQRGARFIRPVFLIVVVALTLKLLYDGFWPSH
- a CDS encoding YebC/PmpR family DNA-binding transcriptional regulator yields the protein MGAQWKQKGREASALKRGQVFGKLAKEIVVAAKAGGADPDLNARLFAAIEAAKKHSVPRDTIERAVKKGAGLTGEQVNYELVTYEGFAPHKVPVIVECLTDNRSRTAPEIRVLFKAGQLGAIGSVAWMFNHVGVVEAHHTNAAQDLETVAIEAGAQNVEPETHDVPAGHVGARFFCDPADLDTVSKFLSNAGWIVTASEMSYVAKNTVDVPEAQRPEVIAFLTAIDEHDDVHRVYTAMK
- a CDS encoding serine/threonine-protein kinase, which encodes MSEPAQSAKTIPDPIGYAPDEPIFDGSPVGIQLHTDFGNYELLEELGRGAMGVVYKARQRDLDRLVAIKVILAGRLATPQQVQRFRDEARAAAKLQHANVVRVYDAGEVRGNHFFAMEYIVGRSLADVMQTRRLTFEEIAELISAVARAIDHLHSQGILHRDLKPSNIIIDEQERPFVTDFGLAMLLDRNDKSGMPLTVAGTPNYMAPEQAAGTLVSPRTDVFGLGAVLYHLMANRPPFEAASTVDTLVQVMEGEPPRPRQLNAQIPAELETICLRCLEKRPEQRYASAAALADDLDRFLRGEAVESRPLGLVHQLQSWARRQPALVARLSGLAACAVIAQINYHVFHDELLPQQKNVLITLAVWGVVSIFCQWLLEKERWNHYARLMWAAADVLLMTTLIRILGAANSALVAGYALAITGAGLWLREQIVWLVTLTSVVGYAVLVADGYLHYQVMPPPHWHFVFLTLLVVLGWVVAYQVRRIRKLSRHYRH
- a CDS encoding GreA/GreB family elongation factor — its product is MISKRVIVGLIIEQLTEQLTTLAGASRAMHADASDEQSKPEDKYDTRGLETAYLASSQARMATETEQALAVYQALELKKFLEKTPIDVTALVELEFDGTRSLHFLGPKGGGMEIRHKGTEILVITPESPLGQQLLGKKTGDSIKFQTRGPAQEFRIASVR
- the infA gene encoding translation initiation factor IF-1 encodes the protein MMDQLVDVEGVVTKVLPGTMFHVELQNKRQVLAHISGKMRKRFIRLSIGDRVKMEMTPYDLGKARIVYRLS
- a CDS encoding SOS response-associated peptidase, with amino-acid sequence MCGRYTLTADLKKVADRFGAPMPTEDWATCLPPKYNIAPTQAVIVVGDDGKRYLKPMQWGLIPSWAKDASIGNRMINARVETLAEKPAFRAALKKRRCIIPADGFYEWPTIAKLRQHPRPSGLLTMAFPMTADKIAGKMKQPVRIVLKSREPFGFAGLWEHWKSPDGEEILSCTIITTEANELLKALHERMPVILTRDDEAAWLDPKTQDPEKLLPLLKQYPAEELEFYPVSRDVNSPVVDKASNIEAITEGASC
- a CDS encoding GNAT family N-acetyltransferase — translated: MRRASPSDVPQLVAMMDEFHAEFGYPLNHQHATEAFATLLADDRLGCVWFIQADGQDVGYVVLTLCYSMECGGAIAIVDDLFIRLPFRRAGLATAALAEVRAFCVRGGVRAIHVETGRDNAAALSVYRQAGFRDDDRQHLTLRLANLTHEG
- a CDS encoding DUF6199 family natural product biosynthesis protein; translation: MQIGSQELFLWALLVLSGVQFLFPDLFWSWSEGWKVQGDSEPSDSWLFMTRFGSFIGVIIIGYMLYKVRHPSF